Proteins encoded together in one Flavobacteriales bacterium window:
- a CDS encoding DNA-3-methyladenine glycosylase, with amino-acid sequence MRLERSFYERPDVVAIARELLGMVLHTRIDGAHVSGLITETEAYAGVDDRASHAYAGRRTERNASMYARGGTAYVYICYGIHHLFNIVTHSAGVPHAVLLRGVRILEGRTVAGVRRGRPGARTDGPGTAAQALGIHRMHDGTDLLGRRIWIADEGHVIDPRAIAIGPRIGVDHAGTDALLPYRFRIVRL; translated from the coding sequence ATGCGGCTGGAGCGGAGCTTCTATGAGCGGCCCGACGTGGTGGCCATCGCGCGCGAGCTGCTGGGCATGGTGCTGCATACGCGGATCGACGGTGCGCATGTCTCGGGCCTGATCACCGAAACGGAAGCGTATGCCGGTGTGGACGACCGGGCCTCGCACGCCTACGCAGGACGACGCACCGAACGCAACGCTTCGATGTACGCGCGGGGCGGTACCGCCTACGTGTACATCTGCTACGGCATCCATCACCTGTTCAACATCGTCACGCATTCCGCCGGGGTGCCGCACGCGGTGCTGCTGCGCGGTGTGCGGATCCTCGAAGGACGGACCGTCGCCGGTGTCCGTCGAGGAAGGCCCGGCGCGCGAACGGACGGACCGGGTACCGCGGCACAGGCGCTGGGGATCCACCGCATGCATGACGGAACGGACCTGTTGGGGCGCCGCATCTGGATCGCCGATGAAGGGCATGTGATCGATCCCCGCGCCATCGCGATCGGTCCGCGGATCGGAGTGGACCACGCCGGAACGGACGCGCTGCTCCCCTATCGCTTCCGCATCGTGCGCTTGTGA